From the genome of Rathayibacter sp. VKM Ac-2759, one region includes:
- a CDS encoding chorismate mutase has product MTDDVARDEAEARAELEQIRQSIDNIDAALIHLLAERFKFTQKVGRLKAAHGLPAADLEREGRQIARLRALAEESHLDPAFAEKFLGFIVAEVIHHHEQIASGAAD; this is encoded by the coding sequence ATGACCGACGACGTGGCGCGCGACGAGGCCGAAGCACGGGCCGAGCTGGAGCAGATCCGACAGAGCATCGACAACATCGATGCGGCCCTGATCCACCTGCTCGCCGAGCGCTTCAAGTTCACGCAGAAGGTGGGGCGGCTGAAGGCGGCGCACGGCCTGCCGGCCGCCGACCTCGAGCGGGAGGGGCGTCAGATCGCCCGCCTGCGCGCGCTCGCGGAGGAGTCGCACCTCGACCCCGCGTTCGCCGAGAAGTTCCTCGGCTTCATCGTCGCGGAGGTCATCCACCACCACGAGCAGATCGCGAGCGGCGCGGCCGACTGA
- a CDS encoding YhgE/Pip domain-containing protein: protein MALLSLERPRGVKKVSWLTLLGIVLVPLAIGGLLVWALWNPTDRLDQITAAVVNEDTPVEINGQTVPLGRQLAAGLVTGGTETTATSSPTPVPNVSGSDSSGNFTWVLTDKDDAAQGLADGTYATVVTIPSEFSAAATSYSGDAAEATKATIDIATSDKAKLVDDAISATVTSTATSLLNTQLTTAYLENVYVGFNTLNDQIGQAADGAGTLADGADQLGTGASSLADGTSSLADGIDELATGASSLSSGVAQVGTGTSSLADGVAALGTGASDLSGGVSQLATGAQQSATGATDLATGASSLADGLDGLASGVSALGGTAQTAAGVASQSATTTGTSLGTIAALAQSCAATDPVCAQILAEAGAQLDTTNQAGALYQAGATAQYAAGISSGINDGANGQPSLAAGTAQSAAGARGIADGAGALAGGLTQLATGATSAADGAAQLATGATSAADGARQLATGASSAADGAAQLATGASSAADGADQLADGASGVSDGAVQLADGARSLATGLDAAVAQLPTYTDEESTNLADVVADPVENASTSTTLFGASSVPFFTTIALWLGALASFLVLAAFSHRALSSTRSSAALALSSYVPALVIGVVQGLAVAIVMQFVADLEPWTFVGFALLSMLVGASFAAVNQGLVALLGGTGRFIAMLAAVIGLGAGIISTVPGVFDDALGFLPLSAAQTALSGVVEGSGGVGGSVVGLVLWLLFGLLLTVAAIARRRVTTVRALRRPAEA from the coding sequence ATGGCTCTGCTCTCCCTCGAACGCCCCCGCGGCGTCAAGAAGGTGTCCTGGCTGACCCTTCTCGGCATCGTCCTGGTGCCCCTCGCGATCGGCGGTCTGCTGGTCTGGGCGCTGTGGAACCCGACCGACCGCCTCGACCAGATCACGGCCGCCGTCGTGAACGAGGACACCCCGGTCGAGATCAACGGCCAGACCGTGCCCCTCGGCCGCCAGCTCGCGGCGGGGCTCGTCACCGGCGGCACCGAGACCACGGCCACGTCGTCGCCGACGCCGGTGCCCAACGTCTCGGGCTCGGACTCGAGCGGCAACTTCACCTGGGTCCTCACCGACAAGGACGACGCGGCGCAGGGCCTCGCCGACGGCACCTACGCGACCGTCGTGACGATCCCCTCCGAGTTCTCGGCCGCCGCCACCTCCTACTCCGGAGACGCCGCAGAGGCGACGAAGGCGACGATCGACATCGCGACGAGCGACAAGGCGAAGCTCGTCGACGACGCCATCTCGGCGACCGTCACCAGCACGGCCACGTCGCTCCTGAACACGCAGCTGACGACCGCGTACCTCGAGAACGTCTACGTCGGCTTCAACACGCTGAACGACCAGATCGGGCAGGCGGCCGACGGCGCCGGCACCCTCGCCGACGGCGCCGACCAGCTCGGCACCGGTGCGTCGTCGCTGGCCGACGGCACCTCCTCGCTCGCCGACGGCATCGACGAGCTCGCCACCGGCGCGTCCTCCCTCTCGAGCGGAGTCGCGCAGGTCGGCACCGGCACCTCCTCGCTCGCCGATGGAGTCGCCGCCCTCGGCACGGGCGCCTCCGACCTCTCGGGCGGAGTGTCGCAGCTCGCGACCGGCGCCCAGCAGTCCGCGACCGGGGCGACCGACCTCGCGACGGGCGCGTCCTCGCTCGCGGACGGTCTCGACGGCCTCGCGAGCGGAGTCTCCGCCCTCGGCGGCACCGCGCAGACGGCCGCCGGAGTGGCGTCGCAGTCGGCGACGACCACCGGCACCTCCCTCGGTACCATCGCCGCCCTCGCGCAGTCGTGCGCCGCGACCGACCCGGTCTGCGCGCAGATCCTCGCCGAGGCCGGCGCGCAGCTCGACACGACGAACCAGGCGGGCGCGCTCTACCAGGCGGGCGCGACCGCGCAGTACGCCGCGGGCATCTCCTCCGGGATCAACGACGGCGCGAACGGCCAGCCCTCGCTGGCGGCCGGGACCGCGCAGTCGGCCGCCGGAGCACGCGGGATCGCCGACGGCGCGGGAGCTCTGGCCGGCGGTCTGACCCAGCTCGCCACCGGCGCCACCTCGGCCGCCGACGGAGCCGCGCAGCTCGCCACCGGAGCCACCTCCGCGGCCGACGGCGCCCGCCAGCTCGCGACCGGTGCGTCCTCCGCGGCCGACGGAGCCGCGCAGCTCGCGACCGGAGCCTCCTCCGCCGCCGACGGCGCCGACCAGCTGGCCGACGGCGCGAGCGGCGTCTCGGACGGCGCCGTGCAGCTCGCCGACGGCGCCCGCTCGCTCGCCACCGGCCTCGACGCGGCCGTCGCGCAGCTGCCGACCTACACCGACGAGGAGTCGACGAACCTCGCCGACGTCGTCGCCGACCCGGTCGAGAACGCGAGCACCTCGACGACTCTCTTCGGAGCGTCGAGCGTGCCGTTCTTCACGACGATCGCGCTGTGGCTCGGGGCGCTCGCGAGCTTCCTCGTGCTCGCCGCGTTCTCGCACCGCGCGCTCTCGTCGACGCGCTCCTCCGCGGCACTCGCCCTCTCCTCCTACGTACCGGCCCTCGTGATCGGCGTCGTGCAGGGGCTCGCGGTGGCGATCGTGATGCAGTTCGTCGCCGACCTCGAGCCGTGGACCTTCGTCGGGTTCGCGCTGCTGTCGATGCTCGTCGGCGCCTCGTTCGCCGCCGTGAACCAGGGCCTCGTCGCCCTGCTCGGAGGGACCGGCCGCTTCATCGCGATGCTCGCGGCGGTCATCGGGCTCGGCGCAGGCATCATCTCGACGGTGCCCGGCGTGTTCGACGACGCCCTCGGGTTCCTGCCGCTGTCGGCGGCGCAGACCGCGCTGTCGGGCGTGGTCGAGGGCTCGGGAGGCGTCGGCGGCTCGGTCGTCGGCCTGGTGCTCTGGCTGCTCTTCGGCCTGCTGCTGACCGTGGCCGCCATCGCCCGCCGCCGCGTCACCACGGTCCGCGCCCTGCGCCGCCCCGCGGAGGCGTAG
- a CDS encoding efflux RND transporter permease subunit translates to MSSLLYRLGRWVHRAHRLVAVLWLAVVVLAGGGALLLNQGTDNSFAIPGTESQTALDQLERTFPQVSGTSARYVVVTADGSSVEDADISGPVGDAVTALEGIDEVAAVTDPYSDTVSGTISEKGDALVITVQMEGASTTTSAASVDALEAEATTLEESLPAGTTVSLGGDLFSQSIPGVTITEAIGLVVALVVLVLTFGSFLAAGMPLVTALLGVALSMSAIFIATRFASISSTTPLLALMLGLAVGIDYALFIISRHQDQLREGMDPEESTARATATAGSAVVFAGLTVIIALVGLSVAGIPFLTTMGIAAAVGVAIAVVIALTLTPALLGFAGERLRPKPKKKKKNAAAAAAGAHADPEAAVDADPHAPAAVPAGFFRGWVRAVTRFPIITILAVVGVLGVATIPAMSLRLALPDAGSQAEGTPARTTYDLLAENFGPGYNGPLIVTGTIIGSTDPLGLMADLQSEIESLDGVASVPLSTPNENADTGIIQVVPEGGPDSEATKVLVAEIRDKHDYFQEEYGVDLAVTGQAAVGIDISDRLAQALVPFGLLVVGLSLVLLTMVFRSLWVPLKATLGYLLSVGASFGAVAAVFEWGWFADALHVDKTGPIISFMPIILMGVLFGLAMDYEVFLVSRMREDYVHGRSARAAVESGFVGSAKVVTAAAVIMFSVFAAFVPEGDTSIKPIALGLAVGVFVDAFIVRMTLVPAVLHLLGDRAWHMPRWLDRILPSFDVEGEGLTKELALRDWPEPGATDAVAAEGLTLNGPDGPLYSDVAVRLPAGGALVVHGPHRSGRTALLLTLAGRLAPDSGRLKVDGLVVPIRASAVRGRVGLVRLAGEADPLGEVRSALRSAPPILVLDDLDTVTDPQLRAGIRHELDSMRDHALQEGRTFTVIASSVDADALDDLLPDSRDVLASSSAAERRDIAKVL, encoded by the coding sequence GTGTCGTCGCTGCTGTACCGACTCGGACGCTGGGTGCACCGCGCCCACCGTCTCGTCGCCGTCCTCTGGCTCGCTGTCGTCGTCCTCGCGGGCGGAGGCGCGCTGCTGCTCAACCAGGGCACCGACAACTCCTTCGCGATCCCGGGCACCGAGTCGCAGACCGCCCTCGACCAGCTCGAGCGCACCTTCCCGCAGGTCAGCGGCACCTCCGCCCGCTACGTCGTGGTCACCGCCGACGGCAGCAGCGTCGAGGACGCGGACATCAGCGGGCCCGTCGGCGACGCGGTCACCGCGCTCGAGGGCATCGACGAGGTCGCCGCCGTCACCGACCCGTACTCGGACACGGTCTCCGGCACGATCTCCGAGAAGGGCGACGCCCTGGTCATCACCGTCCAGATGGAGGGAGCGTCCACGACCACCTCCGCCGCGTCGGTCGATGCGCTGGAGGCCGAGGCCACGACCCTCGAGGAGTCGCTGCCCGCCGGGACCACCGTCTCCCTGGGCGGCGACCTCTTCTCGCAGAGCATCCCCGGGGTCACGATCACCGAGGCAATCGGCCTGGTCGTCGCGCTGGTCGTGCTCGTGCTCACCTTCGGCTCGTTCCTCGCCGCCGGCATGCCGCTGGTCACCGCTCTGCTCGGCGTCGCCCTGTCGATGTCGGCCATCTTCATCGCCACGCGCTTCGCCTCGATCTCGTCGACGACTCCGCTGCTCGCGCTGATGCTCGGACTCGCCGTCGGCATCGACTACGCCCTCTTCATCATCAGCCGCCACCAGGACCAGCTGCGGGAGGGCATGGACCCCGAGGAGTCGACCGCCCGCGCGACCGCGACCGCCGGCTCCGCCGTCGTGTTCGCCGGCCTGACGGTGATCATCGCCCTGGTCGGCCTGTCGGTCGCGGGCATCCCGTTCCTCACCACGATGGGCATCGCGGCAGCGGTCGGAGTCGCGATCGCGGTGGTCATCGCCCTCACGCTCACTCCCGCGCTGCTCGGGTTCGCGGGCGAGCGCCTCCGGCCGAAGCCGAAGAAGAAGAAGAAGAACGCAGCCGCAGCGGCCGCCGGTGCGCACGCCGACCCGGAGGCGGCCGTCGACGCCGACCCGCACGCCCCCGCTGCGGTCCCCGCCGGCTTCTTCCGCGGCTGGGTCCGCGCCGTCACCCGGTTCCCGATCATCACGATCCTCGCCGTCGTCGGCGTGCTCGGCGTCGCGACGATCCCGGCGATGAGCCTCCGCCTCGCCCTCCCCGACGCCGGCTCGCAGGCCGAGGGCACGCCCGCGCGGACGACCTACGACCTCCTCGCCGAGAACTTCGGCCCCGGCTACAACGGCCCGCTCATCGTCACCGGCACGATCATCGGCTCGACCGACCCGCTCGGGCTGATGGCCGACCTCCAGTCCGAGATCGAGAGTCTCGACGGAGTGGCCTCCGTTCCCCTGTCGACGCCGAACGAGAACGCCGACACCGGCATCATCCAGGTGGTCCCCGAGGGCGGCCCGGACTCCGAGGCGACGAAGGTGCTCGTCGCCGAGATCCGCGACAAGCACGACTACTTCCAGGAGGAGTACGGCGTCGACCTCGCCGTGACGGGCCAGGCGGCGGTCGGCATCGACATCTCCGACCGTCTCGCCCAGGCGCTGGTCCCCTTCGGCCTGCTCGTCGTCGGCCTCTCGCTGGTGCTGCTGACGATGGTCTTCCGCTCGCTCTGGGTGCCGCTGAAGGCGACGCTCGGCTACCTGCTCTCGGTCGGAGCCTCCTTCGGCGCCGTCGCGGCGGTGTTCGAGTGGGGATGGTTCGCCGACGCCCTGCACGTCGACAAGACCGGCCCGATCATCAGCTTCATGCCGATCATCCTGATGGGCGTGCTGTTCGGGCTCGCCATGGACTACGAGGTGTTCCTGGTCTCGCGGATGCGCGAGGACTACGTCCACGGGCGCTCGGCGCGCGCGGCGGTCGAGTCGGGCTTCGTCGGCTCGGCGAAGGTCGTGACGGCGGCCGCGGTCATCATGTTCTCGGTCTTCGCCGCCTTCGTTCCGGAGGGGGACACGAGCATCAAGCCGATCGCGCTCGGTCTCGCGGTGGGCGTCTTCGTCGACGCGTTCATCGTGCGGATGACGCTCGTGCCCGCCGTGCTGCACCTGCTCGGCGACCGCGCCTGGCACATGCCCCGCTGGCTCGACCGCATCCTGCCGTCCTTCGACGTCGAGGGCGAGGGCCTCACCAAGGAGCTCGCGCTGCGCGACTGGCCCGAGCCCGGCGCGACCGACGCGGTCGCCGCCGAGGGCCTCACGCTGAACGGACCGGACGGCCCGCTCTACAGCGACGTCGCCGTGCGGCTCCCCGCCGGCGGAGCGCTCGTCGTGCACGGCCCGCACCGCTCGGGCCGCACCGCCCTGCTGCTCACCCTCGCGGGCCGGCTCGCGCCCGACTCCGGCCGCCTGAAGGTCGACGGGCTCGTCGTGCCGATCCGCGCGTCCGCCGTGCGGGGTCGCGTCGGGCTCGTGAGACTCGCCGGCGAGGCCGACCCGCTGGGCGAGGTCCGCTCGGCACTGCGCAGCGCGCCGCCGATCCTGGTCCTCGACGATCTCGACACCGTCACCGATCCGCAGCTGCGGGCCGGCATCCGGCACGAGCTCGACTCGATGCGCGACCACGCTCTGCAGGAGGGCCGCACCTTCACGGTGATCGCCTCCTCCGTCGACGCCGACGCGCTCGACGATCTCCTCCCCGACAGCCGCGACGTGCTCGCGTCCTCCTCCGCGGCCGAGCGCCGCGACATCGCAAAGGTCCTCTGA
- a CDS encoding TetR/AcrR family transcriptional regulator: MTSDVPETARRSRTRERLLDAAYDVFADVGVHTASVEQISEAAGFTRGAFYSNFSSKEELFFALMERENTARIATLVEQMGHSLPKVGDGPLTAETLAVVILDFLQGPFTDNRRWCVVQSEFELLALRDPAIAPQYRDFCAGFDASLVQIVDGALRQVQREFALEPTTAVRLLVASYDDAVKQSILERDSDSGALERLRSTLTAVVLAISRPS, translated from the coding sequence ATGACCTCCGACGTCCCCGAGACCGCACGCCGCAGTCGCACCCGGGAGCGCCTGCTCGACGCGGCCTACGACGTCTTCGCCGACGTCGGCGTGCACACCGCCTCGGTCGAGCAGATCAGCGAGGCCGCCGGGTTCACGCGCGGCGCCTTCTACTCGAACTTCTCGAGCAAGGAGGAGCTGTTCTTCGCGCTGATGGAGCGCGAGAACACCGCCCGGATCGCGACGCTCGTCGAGCAGATGGGGCACAGCCTCCCGAAGGTGGGCGACGGGCCGCTGACCGCCGAGACCCTCGCCGTGGTCATCCTCGACTTCCTCCAGGGGCCGTTCACCGACAACCGGCGCTGGTGCGTCGTGCAGTCCGAGTTCGAGCTGCTGGCCCTGCGCGACCCGGCCATCGCCCCGCAGTACCGCGACTTCTGCGCGGGCTTCGACGCGTCGCTGGTGCAGATCGTCGACGGGGCGCTGCGCCAGGTCCAGCGCGAGTTCGCGCTCGAGCCGACGACGGCGGTCCGCCTCCTCGTCGCGAGCTACGACGACGCGGTGAAGCAGTCGATCCTCGAGCGCGACTCCGACTCGGGGGCGCTCGAGCGTCTCCGCAGCACCCTCACCGCCGTCGTCCTCGCGATCTCCCGCCCCAGCTGA
- a CDS encoding LysR family transcriptional regulator has protein sequence MELRQLEHFLAVAKEQHFTRAASALQISQSGLSASIRALESELGSPLFTRSTRRVELTPAGRAMLEESERSVASAVAARDAVLAVQGVLRGSLAVGTEECLGGVHLPRELATFRRQHPGIALRLTHDGSGTLLDSVAAGRLDLALVADIGATPTGVRTRPLASEGFAVLTHPDHPLADRDVCRIPDLQGETVVGLQEHWGARHLAAQAFAEHGVPFEVELEVNDVHTLLDLVEYGMGVAVVPAHFGEKRPAGLRAVPLDEPQLVWRTMVAVPDRPSAAARAFVASLPGIARA, from the coding sequence ATGGAACTGCGTCAGCTCGAACACTTCCTCGCCGTGGCGAAGGAGCAGCACTTCACCCGCGCGGCGAGCGCCCTGCAGATCTCGCAGTCGGGGCTGTCGGCGTCCATCCGCGCCCTCGAGAGCGAGCTGGGCAGCCCGCTCTTCACGCGCAGCACCCGCCGGGTCGAGCTGACCCCGGCCGGGCGCGCGATGCTCGAGGAGTCGGAGCGCTCGGTGGCCAGCGCGGTCGCCGCCCGCGACGCCGTGCTCGCGGTGCAGGGAGTGCTGCGCGGGAGCCTCGCGGTCGGCACCGAGGAGTGCCTCGGTGGCGTGCACCTGCCGCGCGAGCTCGCGACCTTCCGCCGCCAGCACCCGGGGATCGCCCTGCGGCTGACGCACGACGGCTCGGGGACGCTGCTCGACTCGGTCGCCGCGGGCCGCCTCGACCTCGCGCTCGTCGCCGACATCGGCGCGACGCCGACCGGGGTGCGGACCCGGCCGCTGGCCAGCGAGGGCTTCGCGGTGCTCACGCACCCGGATCATCCGCTCGCCGACCGCGATGTCTGCCGCATCCCGGACCTCCAGGGCGAGACCGTCGTGGGCCTGCAGGAGCACTGGGGTGCGCGGCACCTGGCGGCGCAGGCGTTCGCCGAGCACGGGGTGCCGTTCGAGGTCGAGCTCGAGGTCAACGACGTGCACACGCTGCTCGACCTGGTCGAGTACGGGATGGGCGTCGCGGTGGTGCCGGCGCACTTCGGCGAGAAGCGGCCGGCGGGGCTGCGCGCGGTGCCGCTCGACGAGCCGCAGCTGGTCTGGCGGACGATGGTGGCGGTGCCGGACCGGCCGAGCGCCGCGGCCCGGGCGTTCGTCGCGTCGCTGCCGGGCATCGCACGAGCGTGA
- a CDS encoding aldo/keto reductase produces the protein MKQRTIGDLQVGAIGLGGMPMSIEGRPDRERAIATIHAALDAGVTLIDTADAYHLPVEGDLGHNELLIAEALRGYGGDTSGVLVATKGGHLRPPGENWTQDGRPEHLKEAARASAQRLGVDAIGLYQYHRPDSRVPYADSIGALVELLDEGVIVRAGISNADPDQIREAHGILGSHLVSVQNQFSPSFRSSEPELELCAELGIAFLPWSPLGGITSAAELGSRNAAFGTVAEAHGVSPQVICLAWELAKAPVVLPIPGASRPESIRDSATAADLTLTPEELASLG, from the coding sequence ATGAAGCAGCGCACCATCGGCGACCTCCAGGTCGGCGCCATCGGACTCGGCGGCATGCCGATGTCGATCGAGGGCCGCCCCGACCGCGAGCGGGCGATCGCCACCATCCACGCCGCCCTCGACGCCGGCGTCACCCTGATCGACACGGCCGACGCCTACCACCTGCCCGTCGAGGGCGACCTCGGCCACAACGAGCTCCTCATCGCCGAGGCGCTCCGCGGCTACGGCGGCGACACCTCCGGCGTCCTCGTGGCGACCAAGGGCGGGCACCTCCGCCCCCCGGGCGAGAACTGGACGCAGGACGGCCGCCCCGAGCACCTGAAGGAGGCGGCGCGCGCGTCCGCCCAGCGCCTCGGCGTCGACGCGATCGGCCTCTACCAGTACCACCGGCCCGACTCGCGGGTGCCGTACGCCGACTCGATCGGCGCGCTCGTCGAGCTGCTCGACGAGGGAGTGATCGTGCGCGCCGGCATCTCGAACGCCGACCCCGACCAGATCCGCGAGGCGCACGGGATCCTCGGCTCGCACCTCGTCTCGGTGCAGAACCAGTTCTCGCCGTCGTTCCGCTCGAGCGAGCCGGAGCTCGAGCTGTGCGCCGAGCTGGGCATCGCGTTCCTGCCGTGGAGCCCGCTCGGAGGCATCACCTCCGCCGCCGAGCTCGGCTCGCGCAATGCGGCGTTCGGCACGGTCGCCGAGGCCCACGGAGTCTCGCCCCAGGTGATCTGCCTGGCGTGGGAGCTGGCGAAGGCGCCGGTCGTGCTGCCCATCCCCGGCGCCTCGCGGCCCGAGAGCATCCGCGACTCCGCCACGGCGGCCGACCTGACGCTCACCCCGGAGGAGCTGGCCTCGCTCGGGTGA
- a CDS encoding aldo/keto reductase produces the protein MQYTHLGRTGLSVSRAILGTMNFGPETTEPDSFAIMDRAHALGVNFFDTANVYGGEGARGATEEIVGRWFAQGGERRERTVLATKFFGDMEQYAAPGSERGRDSWPNGGRLSALTLRRALDDSLRRLQTDHIDLYQFHHVDRTTPWDEIWQAMEVAVQQGKVLYVGSSNFAGWHIAQAQEAAKARHFTGLASEQSIYNLTVRDIEREVLPAARHYGLGVIPWSPLQGGLLGGVLEKTESGSRRTSARGLEAIEKHRPALEQYEAFARERGIAPGELALAWLLHQPGVTGPITGPRTMEQLESAVAAVDITLDSDDLARLDEIFPGHRTAPEDYAW, from the coding sequence ATGCAGTACACGCATCTCGGCCGCACCGGCCTGTCCGTCTCCCGCGCGATCCTCGGCACCATGAACTTCGGGCCCGAGACCACCGAGCCCGACTCGTTCGCGATCATGGACCGCGCGCACGCGCTCGGCGTCAACTTCTTCGACACCGCCAACGTCTACGGCGGCGAGGGCGCCCGCGGCGCGACCGAGGAGATCGTCGGCCGCTGGTTCGCGCAGGGCGGCGAGCGCCGCGAGCGCACGGTGCTGGCGACCAAGTTCTTCGGCGACATGGAGCAGTACGCGGCCCCCGGCTCCGAGCGCGGCCGCGACTCCTGGCCCAACGGCGGCCGCCTCTCGGCGCTCACCCTGCGCCGCGCGCTCGACGACAGCCTGCGCCGCCTGCAGACCGATCACATCGACCTGTACCAGTTCCACCACGTCGACCGCACGACGCCGTGGGACGAGATCTGGCAGGCGATGGAGGTCGCCGTGCAGCAGGGCAAGGTCCTCTACGTGGGCTCGAGCAACTTCGCCGGCTGGCACATCGCGCAGGCTCAGGAGGCGGCGAAGGCGCGGCACTTCACCGGTCTCGCCTCGGAGCAGTCGATCTACAACCTCACCGTGCGCGACATCGAGCGCGAGGTGCTGCCCGCGGCGCGCCACTACGGCCTCGGCGTCATCCCCTGGTCGCCGCTGCAGGGCGGGCTCCTGGGCGGCGTGCTCGAGAAGACGGAGTCGGGGAGCCGCCGCACCTCGGCCCGCGGTCTCGAGGCGATCGAGAAGCACCGCCCCGCGCTCGAGCAGTACGAGGCGTTCGCCCGCGAGCGCGGCATCGCGCCGGGAGAGCTGGCGCTCGCGTGGCTCCTGCACCAGCCGGGAGTGACCGGCCCGATCACCGGGCCCCGCACGATGGAGCAGCTCGAGAGCGCGGTCGCCGCCGTCGACATCACCCTCGACTCCGACGACCTGGCCCGCCTCGACGAGATCTTCCCCGGCCACCGCACGGCACCGGAGGACTACGCCTGGTGA
- a CDS encoding serine hydrolase domain-containing protein, whose amino-acid sequence MKRLTIAAGAAALAVLAGGLLLRPAAPTLSAERTGDAGIADWLHANADAGARDQLVAAVVTPEGVRFAGLGADESTEVEIGSVTKTMTALLLAQSAADGTVALDDPAAEHAELGSFPGTLEELASHRSGLPRLSSDLRDTAVTVLAQLRGADPYATFSAEDALRHAAAAPLGDGEVAYSNLGAAVLGQAVARAEGVEYADLLRDRVFSPLGMHASSVPTTADALAPGAPTGYSETGRAVDAWTLEGYAPAGGVRSTAADMARYAEALLTDDPALGVPAAEVLDPRFDAGDGARIGLAWFTSGTEGGGSATWHNGGTAGYATMLAMDRERGVAVFVNGNTASSVDGLGMRLLAQVLEEDS is encoded by the coding sequence ATGAAACGCCTGACGATCGCCGCCGGAGCCGCGGCCCTCGCTGTCCTGGCCGGCGGCCTGCTGCTGCGCCCCGCCGCTCCGACCCTCTCGGCCGAGCGCACCGGCGACGCCGGGATCGCCGACTGGCTGCACGCGAACGCCGACGCAGGCGCGCGCGACCAGCTCGTCGCCGCCGTCGTCACCCCCGAGGGCGTCCGCTTCGCCGGACTCGGCGCCGACGAGAGCACCGAGGTCGAGATCGGCTCGGTGACCAAGACCATGACGGCGCTCCTCCTCGCCCAGAGCGCAGCGGACGGGACCGTCGCCCTCGACGACCCCGCGGCCGAGCACGCCGAGCTCGGCAGCTTCCCCGGCACCCTCGAGGAGCTCGCGAGCCACCGCTCCGGGCTGCCCCGCCTCTCCTCCGACCTCCGCGACACCGCCGTGACGGTGCTCGCCCAGCTGCGGGGCGCGGATCCGTACGCCACGTTCTCGGCGGAGGACGCCCTCCGCCACGCGGCCGCGGCTCCGCTGGGTGACGGCGAGGTCGCGTACTCCAACCTCGGCGCCGCCGTCCTCGGGCAGGCCGTCGCCCGCGCCGAGGGCGTCGAGTACGCCGACCTGCTCCGCGACCGCGTCTTCTCGCCGCTCGGGATGCACGCGAGCTCGGTCCCGACCACCGCCGACGCCCTCGCGCCCGGCGCGCCGACCGGCTACTCCGAGACGGGCCGCGCCGTCGACGCCTGGACCCTCGAGGGCTACGCGCCGGCGGGAGGCGTGCGCTCGACCGCCGCCGACATGGCCCGGTACGCCGAGGCGCTGCTGACCGACGACCCGGCACTCGGCGTCCCGGCCGCCGAGGTGCTCGATCCGCGGTTCGACGCGGGCGACGGCGCCCGCATCGGGCTGGCCTGGTTCACCTCCGGCACGGAGGGCGGCGGCTCGGCGACGTGGCACAACGGAGGCACCGCCGGCTACGCGACGATGCTCGCGATGGACAGGGAGCGCGGCGTCGCCGTGTTCGTCAACGGGAACACCGCGAGCTCGGTCGACGGCCTCGGGATGCGCCTGCTCGCCCAGGTGCTGGAGGAGGACTCGTGA
- a CDS encoding winged helix-turn-helix domain-containing protein, protein MTAAPRDLAAELDELRERLDRLENAGAVAAAAGASAGRAGTDPSSTDPFWALTALKERLPAPGGVVFAGAVGTPAGPVEWQYGLSTDAFFERDWGSTPGPAALAALGSPVRLRFLQSIAGGVETVAQLAESEGAGTTGQIYHHVNQLVAAGWLQARGRGRYSIPPERLVPLLVILLASGGPR, encoded by the coding sequence ATGACAGCAGCCCCGCGCGACCTCGCCGCCGAGCTCGACGAGCTCCGGGAGCGGCTCGACCGCCTCGAGAACGCGGGGGCCGTCGCGGCGGCCGCCGGCGCCTCCGCGGGGAGAGCCGGCACCGACCCGTCCAGCACCGACCCCTTCTGGGCCCTCACCGCGCTCAAGGAGCGCCTGCCCGCACCCGGCGGCGTCGTCTTCGCCGGTGCGGTCGGCACCCCGGCCGGCCCCGTCGAGTGGCAGTACGGGCTCAGCACCGACGCCTTCTTCGAGCGCGACTGGGGCTCGACCCCGGGGCCGGCCGCGCTGGCGGCGCTCGGGAGCCCGGTGCGCCTGCGGTTCCTGCAGTCGATCGCCGGCGGAGTCGAGACCGTCGCCCAGCTCGCCGAGAGCGAGGGAGCCGGCACGACCGGTCAGATCTACCACCACGTCAACCAGCTCGTCGCGGCCGGCTGGCTCCAGGCGCGCGGCCGGGGCCGCTACAGCATCCCGCCCGAGCGCCTCGTGCCGCTGCTCGTGATCCTGCTCGCCTCGGGAGGTCCTCGATGA